The DNA sequence CGAAATAAGATATTGCGAATTATTGGATTTACACAAATTACAATAACCAACAACAAGAATGTATATGTGGTCGCAACATGCACAAATGAGAGGGGGGAAATGTTTTCCCCGCTGGTAGAGACACCTAGACACATACCGGGATTCCAGGACCTTTGTTACTTCCTACACCTGCATAAATGTCAACAGTGAAAGTTAAAATCACAATATTATAAGAATCTTTTACTATTATGCAAAATGAATATGATCAAATAGAATTGAACCAGATGTTTCACGTGATGGAGCTTTCCGAGAATCTAGCAACTCTTTAAGACGCTTTGTAGCATTTGCAGCCTCTTCAGTTTTTCTTTGCAAAACCTGACATGAAACAATTCATCATAAAATCCAGATATCctaaatataaaagaattatgaccaagtgtaaaaataattaccaGCTTTTGCCTCTGGTTTAGTGCCAATAGCTTATGCATCTCATATTCAttccttcttccttcctttttTAGCTATAGAAAAGACACTTCCAAATGGTCAGTTAGttacataacaaattaaaagcaTAATAAAGCAAATTCACCTCACATATTTATTCCTTAggaattttgttttctctaCAATGTATTGTTCAATATTAAGCAACTAGAGTGAAAAGAGAGATGCGTTTTTTAGGTAGAAGCTCAGAGTTGCTCAAAGTAACTATTAGAACAAAATTACCTGAAGCACTTCCTTTTCCCTTGATGCTTTCCACTGTCTGAATTGCTCAGATTCTTGCTTGATCTTATGTTGCAGTTGGACCTTTAcacaaacaataaaatcaGTCAGAAAGTGGAGACCAAGACTTCTATGTAAAGCAGCAAACAACATGATGAAGTAACCTTATGAGTCTTTATCCTCTGTATCTCATCATTTAGTTTTTTAGCAGCTTCATCActcttttgtttttgtctCAGCAATTGATTTTGAGCATCCTGTTTTTTCTTCAACTCAGCCACCTGTAGAGATAACAGAGTCATCAACAGAGCACAAGGAAACCTCAAGAAATGATGGAGTTATAACAAGAATGTTGATTTGGAAAGTCATGTTTCTTTATTATCTACCTGTTTCTCAAGAACATTCAATTTCTGAAGATACTCCTCCTTCAACTTTTGAGCACTACTATCAGAATTGGAAGGGATATTTTCACTCTTGAGCCTAAGTTCTTCGATCTCTTTCTATTAACGTGAAAGACAACAAAATTTAGATACAGGCCTCTGAATATAGATCATCATTGAACAAAAAACAGTGAAGAAACCACACCTGTTGAGTCAATATCTCATTTTGTAGTTCGTGTACTTTCTTCTCATAATGCTGTTTAAGGACTGATGTATCACCACTTGCAAAACGCTTCATTTCAGCCTAAATGAGAAAGAGATGAAAGGCAATGAGTCGGTGTATGCATGTCCAAGAAAACTggaaattttatatatgaagTTAGTAGGCCTGCAAACTTAAAATGCTGGCCAAGATACTTACCTCCTTCTGCTCAAGTTTTTTGTCCAATTCTTGCAGTTCTCTATCCAGTTGCTCCTGAATAGAAGAATGTTCAAGCTCTTTTTCCACATCTTCCACCACAACTGCAAGATGTCAGAAGATGAGATCATGCAGTAATCAATATAATTCAGCTTACTTGTAAACAACATAACTATCTAACCATTGTTAACTTGTTATAATGACACAAAAATGAAGCAGCTGCAAACAATATCTGCCAGAaacattgaattttaaatagtaGGTGGTAGCATACCATCAGTTTCTTCAGATCTGATATCAACATCCATTAACAAATTTCTTGAGTGAGTTCCATCGTCTTCCGAATAAAGAAAATCATCAGAATTTCCATGCCTTAAGTGGCTTGAACTCTGTAATCTTACTAGTTCACATTCTAGTTTTTGAATCTTAGTGACATAACTTTTCACCAAATCAAAATCCTGAGGAAATAATTTCGTCAAACAAGGAAGAAAGAACAATCCAGACTGAGTAGTCCATGAAAATGTTGATCGGATAAAAAGTTTAAGATGATTAAGAACTCAACCTTATCAGATTTGTCATTAATCTCATCAATAGGATTTCCATTTCGAATAGATTCTACTAGCATAACCAGTCTATCCTTTTCCACCTGTAATAGGATTAAGTAGATTAGTATGGATAAGACGAGTAGCATTTCTTTCATCTCCAAAAATATGTAGGCATgagcaaaaattcaaattgacaTCAACATAATGCCAACCTGAGCATCAATAGCTCGTTGCTTCAGATGCTCATGACTGATTCGACATTCCTGAAGTGCCTCCTGTAACTCAGTTTTACTAGCTTCAAGTAAGGATACTTTATGCTTAAGAATctgtcaataaaaaattatgaagtgAGTATTAAAGGGAAAACCAAGAAGTTGCagtaaattagtagtattaaaaaaagagataaCATATATTGGTGAAAAGAAGATTTTGTAAATCGTTATGTCATGTTTTAACTCAGAAGAGTCTTGGATCAAATAAAGCATTAAATTGGtgaatattttactttaagtTCTTCAGTGGGTGCATTTGAGTCTCCGCGAACATAAAGTAACTCTGACTGGAGTTGTTCAATTTGACTTCGCAATCTTTGCAACTCAGCTGTCGCGGGATCACGGTTGATCTACAAATTTAAACATATCAGGTTTTTAAGTTACAAACTATGATGATGAGTAGAGATGACTACTAATCTTCTAACTTACAATTGCCTTATTCTGAATATTCCTTGCACGGTTGGCATACTTCAATGTATTAAGCGTCTCCTCAGCATTTGTGTCAGCAGGGCTTACACATGCTGTTAAAATCCAAAACAATAATTTGATAACGTTGGGAGAATAGTTTATATGCCAATTTTTTCATCAATCATGAATTACAGAAATAAAGTGTTCTTCAatgaaataatagtaatatatgcAAAAGCATACCAATCATAATCGTTTTGCAATTGCCTCCCAGTGAATCCTGTTAAAGATGATGTACTAGttgatcaaatattttacatagaaaatatttttgagacAGAACGaagataatttcattaaacactaaataatcaaaaatTGATATACATTACAAAGATTAAGATAATCTGCTCAAGGCATGAAGCTAATGTTGATATACTTCAAAGATATAATCGAatggaaatataaaagataGCTTGCCTGTAGTATGCGTGTTAACTTGCTATCACGATAAGGAACATGACCTCCTTCTTTGCGTTTTTTGTCATCTCCTAGAGCACTTATGACATTTCCAAGAGCCAATAGTCCTTTGTTAATGTGTATACCTATGACATGAATcagaaattagaaaattcatctAGTGTtcaaacaacataaaaaaatttacatctACATACAAATCTATAAGTCACACAacaaatagtaaaaattacCTTCCTGCAAACGTGATCCGTCGGCACCTGTTCGTTTAGCACGCTCAGAACCTGCTAAATCTACCAAGTGAAGCTTCGCTGTCAAAACATCATCACCAACATCATCTCTATCAGAAGAATTACTTATTCTTCTTTGTTCCATTGAGATTGTGAAGATGGCATGTGAACGGCTATagataaataagaaaattgagaTGAGAAGCAAATCAATTGTGGTTTGAATCCATACTCACTATACATGTAAAGTATGCTTGATTAAAAAAGTGCACTGAAATGGCAGTAAGCATTTTGATAAATACATACTGCAAACTTTACAAACcagaaataacaaaagaaaatgatacctTGATTGGCTATTCATCTTTGTGCTCCCTGTGGCCCGAGATAGCGAACCCTGGAGGAGATATGAAGCCATCTCTTCCTTTGTCCTCACCTCTGACTCCGTGACCCCAGCCAATGTAATTCCTCCGCTCACCTTTTCTCTAATCTGAATGGGAACTCTTGAAGGGCCTGTAGCTTTTGGATCTAGCAAATCAAACACGTCTTCCTTGAAAACCTACAAATatcaagattaattaataaccaacttcaaatgaaatatattaattaatctaaacgAGAACTCTtgaagtttgcaattttgcacaagGTACCTCAATAAAGGATACTCTAATCAAAAACTCGGTAGACTCTGTCATAGATTCGACTTTTGTGAAAATGGTATCCATCACTTTAGGAAGGATGGCATCTCCATGCTCTTCACCGTTATAATTTGTGCCCATAGTATAAGTCTTCCCCGAGCCGGTctatgatcaaaataaaagtaatgaGCCAgcttgttttcaaattttctaaaCTCAGGATAAGTTGTTTTGCTTACCTGGCCATAGGCAAGTACCGTTCCATTATATCCATGAAATAAGGCATCAACAAGCGGAGCAACACATTCATCAAATATTGTTGAACTCGGACATCCCCTACTACCAAATACGTTGTCAAATGTGAAAGCATGGGATCCGATTTGAACCTGGTGCACCAAAACCCATGAGTTAAAAGCTAATAGCTAAActttttatacaaatttataaagaGGGAGAACATAAAACCCTATCAATTTGTGTAGGTGTCAATCTGTGTTAATCAGTCCTAATCTACAACGCATATACTCAACAAAAACACAAGGATAGCTAAATTTTCGGCATACAATTCACAAATTATTAGAGGCACAACATAAATGTCATATGTGTTAATCAGTCCCAATCTATAACACATATACTCAAcagaaattaacaaaatcacAAGCTAATAGCTAAACTTCTGGCATACAATTCACAAATTAAAAGGAGAGGCGCAACATAAAGTGTCACTAATCAATCTCAATCCATAACACATGTATTCAACAGAAATCATCAAAAACACAAGCTAATCCAAAAAAGAGAGTATATTAGTTGAACAAAAAACCTGTTTCTGCTCCGGATAAACAGTCACGCAGTCAGTGCAGCCTACAACAAGCTCGGCGGTGACGAGCGGTCTGACATTGACCGCAACCCTCACACTCTGCGACGATTCGGAGTTCTCCATCTGCGCTCTCACAGTTTACCAAAACCCCTAAGCTTCCCCACCTCCAAATCGCCCTAGAGTGAGAGAATTATTCTTCAGCCTGCTGcaatccaaacaaaaaaaaatcttgttttACAACAAAATTCCCTCGGCAACACAAAAGAAGACCCGAAGCATGTATCCGATTGTGAGGAAAATTGGTTAGATGTTGGCGAATCGGCGGTGAGAGAGAGCGAGATTGATAGCGGCTATTTCAATTTGAAATGGGGAAGGTAGAGAGACAGAGAGGATATAGTggatttcaaaaaaattgaattgtagAAAAAGGGGGTttgcaaattcaaatttcacacTCACGTGCACTCCGCGTGGTCTTCAAACGGTATTCTGCCTCTTGCTAAcaaggaaaataataatactattttaattaatttctataattAACCTTATTAAACGCACCAAACTCTAAATGAAACGCAActttaactttttcttttccttttcctttattttgtttaataaggttattttaattatgggaTGTTTTCCATTTAATAATACTTTGTCaaacttaatttataaattaaatacttttaaCACACCCTGATTCTAACTAAtattatatgtttttgtttaaaacttttaattttatttagaaaaacatTATACTtgatttgataaaatattacactcgtcaacaaaaaatagtctcattattaacagcacgagttttaatgagaaattgatcaagtaagagaaaagaagagaaaaaagggaCAAAAGGTAGATAAAGTATGGGATGAGAAAAAATTCCATAGTCAAGGAATATCAAGATGGCAATCTATTTGGTATGTCACGTCCATAAATTTTCAtgctatattaaaaatattataataaaattaatttctagaTCATCTTAATAGAATTAGTTTTTTAGattatcttattattattaaatatttaataattttaaaaaatgtataatattcATACAGTTAATGTCTAGCTATATAATTacgtatttaatttaatttatatggagtaccACATAATCATTtgtattatcaatttaatttatatagagTAATGCCAACAAATTTGACGTTATAGTTGCACTCTTTATTGGTCTACATTTTTCGAtttataaagaagaaaaaagtaatctcctaaaactcttaaaatgagtgatgtgattaattttgtttattaatttacgAGTAAGATGACTCAGtgaaaacataattttaaaatattaaataagagTGTATTTATTATGCATAGAATGTGCACAAACTTTCTATATAATAAGTGgtgtatattttatgttttagagTGTTTTATAATCTATAATTCCAACTATTTATGTTTTAGAGTGTTTAATAATCTATATACCTTTTCTTAAACTATTTATTCACTACACTTTTTAGTTAATATCTTATCAATATCTCactaatattcaaaaaaatgcTAAAAGTATATAAAACTATCTAAATTTTTTCCTACTCTAAATAGATCCTTGATAAAATCTACCACTCATCGTTTCTGCATTAAACGTTACATCAGGAAGGCTTTTTGTGAAAGATATAACGCAATCTCTGTGACCTCAATGTAATCACATCTCACTATATAATACTCTTCTTTTCATTATGTTTACTAACTTTACGAGCACACAATTCCTTTGAGTTAGACATTGCTCCATCGCTTACTATCGTTGagtcatactccctccgtcccgctttagcagtcccattgacttttctgtactcgttttgtaaaaatgataataaatagttaaattgaagaaataataaaataaaaaagagaataacgtagataagactcttctctacattattctcttttttactttattatttctccactttaactatttattatcatttttacaaaacgagtgcagaaaagtcaatgggactgctaaagcgggacggagggagtattttttttggatgtgCGAagatagttgaatcattttttttggcaaacactttattctcatttgtactttactctctcataatttattatgtctattttaatctttaacacgtatttttttaatttcatgccAGAAAATTTTCTCGGGAATGAGCAATAAGATGAACATATTTAAgtgtatttaaaaaatcattaccATGTTTCAGATTAATGAAATAACTACTGTAAATAAAGAAGTGTATCTTGTCATAATTGAACTtccaacaaacaaaacaatttgGAGAGCAATAGTAATTGGTAACACTATATATCACCTAAAGAATCCTTGAATTTCTTCTAGTGTTTTTCCTTTGGTTTCAGGAACCCACAAAGCCACAAATGCTACAGTAAAGGCTGATACCGAGGCATAAATGACGAACGTCCCTGTCAAATTGTACCAAAACTCGATGCTTAGACAAACCTTATGcgtatagatatatataagtaGAGACAAGAGAGACACAGAACCTCCACTACTCCAGGTTAACAGCAAGTTAGCTGTCATTGTAACCACTGATGCTGAGAACCAATTTGCTAATGTTGCTACACTGCCAGCAAGGCTTTTAATGCTTACTGGAAGAATCTGTGAAATACTCCTAGTTaatactaagaaattaaaatgtttgcttttttttattctattcaaGGTGTAAGGAGATTGATTCAGAAGatgttttttccattttcatacCTCAGACATTATAACCCATGGCACAGCTCCAAGTCCAACAGAAAAACCAATCACCATAATCTGaaatatggaaacaaaatgGTTAATGAAGTGGAGTATACTAGTTAATAGATTAGAATGTGTGTCTGATATGAGTAGTAGAGAATACCACAAGTCCAACCAATGCCAATACTTGCAAGATAGAATGAGACTTTTCAGGTAAAATATCCTGTTtgaaaattactagtatatcaAAAGGTGAGGATACTAAGAATTGgatacaaaataaagaattagtAGAGACATGTAAATAGAACATAGTTGCAACAAGGAGGCTGCTGGCAGTCATTAATGAGGAGGACACCTGCACAAAAGAGTATAGTTAGCGTATCATATCGCAGAAACCAAAACAACGTAATAGTAGTGAGCGTACTATAAGAAGAATCCTGCGACCCGCTTTATCTACCAAAGCTGCGGATATCCCAGTAACAATGACCTTCAAAAATTATAGGATCTAAACTCAGCTTGCTTGCTTACTTATATTATGAAGACTATCTTATTATTCCATTTACCTGAATTGCCCCAATCCCACATGTTGCTGCTTTACCTGATGAAATCCCTGTTTATAATTGTCATAAGAAGATTTCAGCTTTGGTGATTTACAAACATATAACTCAGGATTGAATGGATTTATATCTTGAGGCCTGACCTGCAGATTGAAATATGCTACTCGAATAGAAAAGAACGCCATTAATACCACTTAATTGCTGGAGTACAAGAAGTCCAATTCCCACCTACAGGAAAGCCAATGAATCGACATGGCATGAGcaagaagaaacaaatatcTTTGTGTGTATGGAGAGAAATCTTTAAAGATAATGCAGAGTACCATCAAGGGATACCAATAGCGTCTTCTCTTGAGCTCTGAAAACCGAATGGCAGTTCTTTTGGTTGACGAAGCCACAGATTTCTTGACAAAACAAAGTGAGTTAACAGAATCACATGAAATGAAGTACAACTCTCTTATAAACAAATgcgagaaaaagaaaaaagagtagCATACCTTAATTTCATTTAACTCATTTGTGATATCTGTTTCAAATCCTCGTAAAACTTGTAGAGAAGTTTCAGCATCTTCGTGTAGGCCCATTTTGGCCTAGATTTTAAACACAGTTGAATGAGATGACATGAATCTGAAGCATGACAAGGGTCTGTTTGAAGCTTGTATATCTCATACCAACCAACGAGGTGACTCGGGAATGAAAAACAGACCAGGTATCAAGAATGTGCATGGCAAAATTCCTGGACatgaaataatcaaattaatacatATCTAGAAGTGATATCATTTCCAAGGCTCGAGCAGATAAAGCATAGCACATACTGCAGCTAAATGTGGTATCATTCTCACAGGATCCACTCAATAGAGTCATATTAAGGAATGAGAACAAGGTAGATCATAGGAGATGCTTTCCAATAATATAGTGTGCTAATTTTGATACAAAACAATTGATTCTCTTAAGTTTCAAGATACAACTGAAGTTGGATACTAAAACAATTACACATAATACTCACCTAAAACTGCAAGAACTCTCCATGGTAAAAAAAGGCCCAAAACATACACCAGCATTATTCCGATTGTAACTGAAAGCTAAATGAGAGTAGGAAATTCGATTCAAGAATCCATTCCAAATGAAATGCAAAAGGTAAAAGCAATGCAGGAGTAAGTTAACCTGGTTTACACATCCGAGCCTTCCTCTCAGGTTTTGGGGTGATATCTCTGCTATATATACTGGCACCTTGCACATTCAAACAGGAGACTGTCATCGACTTGTACAATATTCGAATCATCTTAACCGTACGACTGATCATAAATTACCGTGTAGGAGATTATGCCCACTCCAAACCCTGCCAGCAGTCTTCCCATAAACAAGAACGATGAGTCCTGTATCAGCAAACGTCGACTAACATTCAATTTCAAGCTCCATCACAAAATGCCAAAATCAAAAACTGAAACTCACTTTTGCGAAGGAAATAGCAAGCCAACCAAGGATGTTTGGAATGGAAGCAATCATCAGTGACTgccacaaaacaattaaagGATAAGGATAACAATAGAGAATCAAATTACattatacatacatacatacccCTTTTCTTCCGATATATTCCGCGATTTGGCCACTTGCTATTGCACCAACCATTGCCCCAACATTTGCTAAAGAACCAAATGCGGAAAACTTTGAAACATGAAAAAAGGTTAATATTAGtactctatattttttttaaaaatgagaaacaatcatatggagtagtataatacCTCAGGAATAGTGAGGCGAAGATCAGAAATGATATCGGATTGAGTAGGATTGGAATATCCGCACtagaaaagagaaaacatgagaatggaaaaaaaaaatggagaataGAGAGGCAGATAGATAGATGACTAACGGTGAAACCAAATTGGATGGGGCCGAGGGCGACGATTAGAACGCAGAGATAGACAGAGATGGATTCACGGAGGATCTGGGCGGAGGAGCTCATCATGCTGGATGATGAGCGGAGACCGGCCATTCGGTACCAGCTGCCAGTGTGCAATAGGGGCTTCCGCAGCCCATCCTCGCCCACCTCGTTGCTCATTCGCGATCACTTTTTcgattattttgattttctctcTTGATTTTTGGTGGTATGGACACGAGATTGGCAAGTGCTACTCTTTTTCATGCAATGCTTTGCCATGCTAGGTTGAGCGCCAATTGTGCTGCCACTTCTCGCTTTTTTCGATTTCTTTTTTCCTCCATACACGTAAGTAAACACTTAGCTTATCAATTTTTCAACTCTAATATTCATATCATACACAATTATATCAATAACCAACcgaatttaaactaaaattgtATCAAAgcgaaaagaaaataaaataagattaaataaaaaaaatactccctccgtccacgaaaatttgtcccagttttccatttccgtccgtcccccaaaatttgtcccacttcacttttaccatttttggtagtgggcctcatattccactaactcattcctactcacattttattataaaactaatactttaaaagtaggacccacaatccactaaccttttcaactcactttctattacatttcttaaaacccgtgcccggtcaaaccgggacgaattttcgtggacggagggagtaatacttaTGTATCCCAGTTTTCTATCacttctattttcattttggtatgtCCCTTATTAATCgtctaatttcatttttactagcTTTGGTACTGAACaatacattccactaactcatttcctcacatattatattactccctccgtccctgattaagagtcacactttgaccgggcacgggttttaaaaaatgtaaagaaaaattgattgaaaaaattagtggaatgtaggatccatttttttatattagttttataataaaatatgagtgaattgagttagtggaatgtgggacctatttactatttatagtaaaaatgaaatgtgactcttaattagagacggacaaaaatgaaaaaatgagactcttaatcggggacggaaggagtataactTGGAGaatgacatgagattttaggagatgttattttatgtgttagatggagagagaaaatagtatacttatattaatgtgagagagaattttttttcaaaaaaagaaataagacatcttttgtgagacaaactaaaaaggaaagtgtgacgtCTATTATGGGACAAAGGAAGTATATAAATAGGACCCATGTATCACTTAtcttttcaactaacttttttttatatttcttaaaacttttgtcgggtcaaagtgagacgTATGAGGTACGAGAGAACGAATTTAACTATggtcaaaatgaaaaatatttcactCGTATTGAAATATGTAAGACATAACGAAgtaataatcaaattataaataattcttACAATCATAGTAAGAACTGCGCCACATGCCGCTCTTCTCTCAAGATTTTTACTCCTCATCTTCATTATTCATCTTATTTCCCTTTCTTTCTCTATATTTATAACCCATAAAGATTTGACACTTGgaatgtaatattttaaaatttacgtATTAAGTGGCTAATTGATGGAAAAATCTATGGTTCAAATTCTTCTCATAAACTATGAAGTtggtgaaaataaataaatataatataatcatttctaaaattctacCAACTCAAATTTcatccaaataaaaattaccAATTTAGTAGTCCGCCAAAATTGCTATGACCTAGACAATAGACCGTTGACTTTGCAACACAACCAAGTCAGCGGTCCAACATAATTACTCTAAGAGATCAAACTCCTAGACAATATTCAAGTGTTAAGTCGAGAATAAATTGAAAGTCGTAACTTAAAGTTGAATTGAATGAATTAACTCAAAAAGAGAGAGCAAGCCATCATCATGATCTTCAAAGTATGACCTCATGATCCATTAGAAAGCATATTATGATCTTGTTCTTCCTTTATTTTGCTTGCTAATGTGAGTTTTAGCacatataatttcattttatgaatttatgatcGAGAATCTCTATAACATATTGGATAAATTCTTGGTGTTGGAGTGTTTTATAATGAAACACTAGTATCAGCATCCGTGCTATGCACAAACCATATAGTTATCAtgtaaaaattacacaatctcaataaattaatggaaATAAGGATCAATATCATTGCGTgatctttaaaattaaaaaatgtgtaatagcatttaattagataaataaaacatattttaatgaattaaaatatgggGAATTTAGcatttagaaaatttttgcACAACACTCTCTTGGCTATCCTATTCATTCACATGACTTCAAAGTCATAAATTTCTTGTACAGTTGTACATTCATTCACGTTACAACAATAACGTGTTTAGAATTTGTACTTCTAACTTTAGAGT is a window from the Salvia hispanica cultivar TCC Black 2014 chromosome 1, UniMelb_Shisp_WGS_1.0, whole genome shotgun sequence genome containing:
- the LOC125200831 gene encoding sugar transporter ERD6-like 6, which codes for MSNEVGEDGLRKPLLHTGSWYRMAGLRSSSSMMSSSAQILRESISVYLCVLIVALGPIQFGFTCGYSNPTQSDIISDLRLTIPEFSAFGSLANVGAMVGAIASGQIAEYIGRKGSLMIASIPNILGWLAISFAKDSSFLFMGRLLAGFGVGIISYTVPVYIAEISPQNLRGRLGCVNQLSVTIGIMLVYVLGLFLPWRVLAVLGILPCTFLIPGLFFIPESPRWLAKMGLHEDAETSLQVLRGFETDITNELNEIKKSVASSTKRTAIRFSELKRRRYWYPLMVGIGLLVLQQLSGINGVLFYSSSIFQSAGISSGKAATCGIGAIQVIVTGISAALVDKAGRRILLIVSSSLMTASSLLVATMFYLHDILPEKSHSILQVLALVGLVIMVIGFSVGLGAVPWVIMSEILPVSIKSLAGSVATLANWFSASVVTMTANLLLTWSSGGTFVIYASVSAFTVAFVALWVPETKGKTLEEIQGFFR
- the LOC125202279 gene encoding kinesin-like protein KIN-4C, whose protein sequence is MENSESSQSVRVAVNVRPLVTAELVVGCTDCVTVYPEQKQVQIGSHAFTFDNVFGSRGCPSSTIFDECVAPLVDALFHGYNGTVLAYGQTGSGKTYTMGTNYNGEEHGDAILPKVMDTIFTKVESMTESTEFLIRVSFIEVFKEDVFDLLDPKATGPSRVPIQIREKVSGGITLAGVTESEVRTKEEMASYLLQGSLSRATGSTKMNSQSSRSHAIFTISMEQRRISNSSDRDDVGDDVLTAKLHLVDLAGSERAKRTGADGSRLQEGIHINKGLLALGNVISALGDDKKRKEGGHVPYRDSKLTRILQDSLGGNCKTIMIACVSPADTNAEETLNTLKYANRARNIQNKAIINRDPATAELQRLRSQIEQLQSELLYVRGDSNAPTEELKILKHKVSLLEASKTELQEALQECRISHEHLKQRAIDAQVEKDRLVMLVESIRNGNPIDEINDKSDKDFDLVKSYVTKIQKLECELVRLQSSSHLRHGNSDDFLYSEDDGTHSRNLLMDVDIRSEETDVVVEDVEKELEHSSIQEQLDRELQELDKKLEQKEAEMKRFASGDTSVLKQHYEKKVHELQNEILTQQKEIEELRLKSENIPSNSDSSAQKLKEEYLQKLNVLEKQVAELKKKQDAQNQLLRQKQKSDEAAKKLNDEIQRIKTHKVQLQHKIKQESEQFRQWKASREKEVLQLKKEGRRNEYEMHKLLALNQRQKLVLQRKTEEAANATKRLKELLDSRKAPSRETSGVGSNKGPGIPVLVQTIEHELEVTIGVHEVRSEYERQMKERARMAEELARLKEEALIEKQQNFSEFPEAMSPGARNSRIFALENMLATSSSTLVSMASQLSEAEERERAFSGRGRWNQVRSLAEAKNVMNFLFNLASSSRCQLRDREVDCREKDSEIRDLKEKVVNLVRQIELKKAEFSRRENLMMLSLERLSNRNGGPENMTSDNDKHVYDLRPKGTGSSTVLSSGAYDLELLEDMDTSDDEQPNLDDDEDGEWSQTRERKRRQSKRRTSKVVDLGVCCTCSKYSSCKTSRCECRAANGSCSSSCSCGTNKCSNREANTKDMLDLSENMSLHEEAEMSHDLAAHGAMLLGSALSGKPANQNTDGTVRKPLSDIGNNLGLSSIPKPALRKKWHKSAIQLVPATPPVSHSQNGDGPEQPKASGENDIPLKLPRAMRSTLTNNNQLKQRNVEQSSELVETDICTSSSLGSPRQANARNGKENKGT